GAGTGCATCCTGCAACTCGAAGTTGACGGTGAGATGGAGTGGATTGAAGAAATAAAACGTCACTACGGTCGCGAGTGCGATGATTCCGGCGTCGATCAGGCGAAGGAGTCCGATCTTCAACTGCCGACGGTACGGGGTGAGCGGGGAATGCTGCATGACGGTGTCTCCTCTCCTCTCTCATGAATGACTGCGGGGAATCGCTTTCGGATAACTATCAGTGGATTCGCGTGTCGCTTCCTTTTTGCTTAACGAGCGAGAATAGACGATCAGGAGTCCGAGCATTAGACCAAGGACGCCACCGATGCCTGTATTCATCAGAATGTTCGGTGACACGGGTTTCGTTGGAATCCGTGCGCTCGAGAACACTTCCGTCTTACTCGTGTTGATCAGTTGTGGGAGATAATCCTGGAAGACTTCCGTCATCGTATTTGCCTGGATAGCTGCCTGCTCCGCCGAACGATCCGTGACGGATAAGGCGATGACTTGCGAATCGAGATTGCTCGAGACCGTCAGACGATCCGTCAAATCGAATAACCGCTTGTCGGTGACGTCCATCTTTTGGGCGACCTGATCGACGACCTCTGGGCTTCGTAGGATATCTTGATAGGTACTGACGAGTGTCGGCGTCGATGTCGCTTCTGCGTTCGCTTGAGGAACGACGAGGATGTAGGCCGTCGCCTCGTATGTCTTCGGGATGACATACGTGCTAAGCGCATATCCGGCTCCCGCAAAGAGAATCATGAAGAGTGCGAGTAGCCACCAGCCGCGTCGGAGTGTCTTCAAATGATCTCCGAAGGTTTTTCTTTGATGCATCGAGCTCACTGTTGTTCACCTCTTTCTGGCTTGACCGAATGGATGGACATTGGTTATGTCTACACCTTAT
This window of the Exiguobacterium acetylicum genome carries:
- a CDS encoding YveK family protein; translated protein: MHQRKTFGDHLKTLRRGWWLLALFMILFAGAGYALSTYVIPKTYEATAYILVVPQANAEATSTPTLVSTYQDILRSPEVVDQVAQKMDVTDKRLFDLTDRLTVSSNLDSQVIALSVTDRSAEQAAIQANTMTEVFQDYLPQLINTSKTEVFSSARIPTKPVSPNILMNTGIGGVLGLMLGLLIVYSRSLSKKEATRESTDSYPKAIPRSHS